One Podarcis muralis chromosome Z, rPodMur119.hap1.1, whole genome shotgun sequence DNA segment encodes these proteins:
- the KCNE5 gene encoding potassium voltage-gated channel subfamily E regulatory beta subunit 5, translating to MQGPMNCSESLRIQVLLSRLWQELHGGGGGGGGAAPNAIRRGSSPLDDSLPAPSQATAAGSKAGADDAYLYILLIMIFYGCLAGGLILAYTRSRKLESKHDPYHLYIESDWTARAGSLGRGAGGPGAKLAVAAGEPSLGEGMPAAAGGERGSSGDDSEHL from the coding sequence ATGCAGGGGCCGATGAACTGCAGCGAAAGCCTCCGAATCCAGGTCCTCCTGAGTCGGCTCTGGCAGGAGctgcacggcggcggcggcggcggcggcggcgctgctccCAATGCCATCCGCAGAGGCAGCAGCCCCCTCGACGACTCACTCCCGGCGCCAAGCCAGGCGACAGCGGCGGGCAGCAAAGCGGGCGCAGACGACGCTTACCTGTACATCTTGCTCATCATGATATTCTACGGCTGCCTGGCCGGGGGCCTGATCCTGGCCTACACGCGCTccaggaagctggagtccaagcaCGACCCTTACCACTTGTACATCGAGAGCGACTGGACGGCGAGAGCGGGAAGCCTGGGAAGGGGCGCGGGAGGACCTGGAGCGAAGCTGGCAGTGGCGGCCGGGGAGCCTAGCCTGGGCGAGGGGATGCCAGCGGCTGCCGGCGGGGAGAGGGGGAGCAGCGGCGACGACAGCGAGCATCTGTGA